In one window of Blattabacterium sp. (Cryptocercus punctulatus) str. Cpu DNA:
- a CDS encoding pseudouridine synthase, producing the protein MNNIQNKKNKFIRLNHYLSNSGISSRRDADKLIQSGIVKVNGIPVTKLGTVIHVNDVIKLNGNKIKKKNNIYILLNKPKGFITSTHDPFNRKTVMSLIPNFSNYRIFPVGRLDRSTTGVLLLTNDGFITEKLTHPKYNIKKIYHVLLNKKINDEDIYKIQKGKIFLREGRVKIDFIYREQKNRIKIGLHIGWNRVIKRIFKKLTYKVVQLDRINFGGLTKKNIKIGCWNFLNKNEIDNTVKKFFYEKN; encoded by the coding sequence ATGAATAATATACAAAATAAAAAAAATAAATTTATACGATTAAATCATTATTTATCCAATTCTGGCATCTCTTCTAGAAGAGATGCAGACAAATTAATTCAATCAGGAATCGTAAAAGTTAATGGAATACCCGTTACAAAATTGGGGACAGTTATACATGTAAATGATGTTATAAAATTAAATGGAAATAAAATTAAAAAAAAAAATAATATATATATACTTCTTAATAAACCTAAGGGATTTATTACTTCTACACATGATCCATTTAATAGAAAAACAGTTATGAGTTTAATTCCCAATTTTTCTAATTATAGAATTTTTCCTGTTGGAAGATTAGATCGTTCAACTACAGGAGTTTTACTTCTTACCAATGATGGATTTATAACTGAAAAATTAACTCATCCAAAATATAATATAAAAAAAATATATCATGTTTTACTAAATAAAAAAATTAACGATGAAGATATCTATAAAATTCAAAAAGGAAAAATATTTCTCAGAGAAGGAAGAGTAAAAATAGATTTTATATACAGAGAACAAAAAAATAGAATAAAAATTGGATTACATATAGGATGGAATAGAGTAATTAAACGTATTTTTAAAAAATTAACTTATAAAGTAGTTCAATTAGATAGAATTAATTTTGGAGGTCTTACTAAAAAAAATATTAAAATAGGATGCTGGAATTTTTTAAATAAAAATGAAATAGATAATACTGTAAAAAAATTTTTTTATGAAAAAAATTAG
- a CDS encoding mevalonate kinase, protein MKQSIFYSKVLLFGEYGIIENSIGLSIPYNFYKGSLKFLNSTKNKEFFYSNLELKKYYKFLFFLKKSKKNLVKIDLKKLQKDIQKGIYFQSNIPKGYGIGSSGALVSSIYDKYAKKKLKKCLNNKNIIILKKIFSQMESFFHGKSSGIDPLICYFNKPLLIRSSTNISAIKIPEKNKFKGKGAIFLLDTGFSRKTSFMIEKFFFVKLKNDEFKKILKEEFMKYNEKCIESFLKGNFKIMLKNVKLLSTWVFIHFRPMIPKIFWKIWKKSLFTDLHYLKLCGSGGGGFILGFTPNYDISKKILKKYTTEVLFRF, encoded by the coding sequence ATGAAACAATCGATTTTTTATTCTAAAGTTCTTTTATTTGGAGAATACGGAATTATAGAAAATTCTATTGGACTTTCCATTCCTTATAATTTTTATAAAGGATCTTTAAAATTTCTTAATTCTACCAAAAATAAAGAATTTTTTTATTCCAATTTAGAATTAAAAAAATATTATAAATTTTTATTTTTTTTAAAAAAAAGTAAAAAAAATTTAGTGAAAATTGATCTTAAAAAATTACAAAAAGATATCCAAAAAGGAATTTATTTTCAATCAAACATCCCTAAAGGATATGGAATAGGGAGTTCTGGTGCTTTAGTTTCCTCTATTTATGATAAATATGCTAAAAAAAAACTAAAAAAATGTTTAAATAATAAAAATATAATAATTTTAAAAAAAATATTTAGCCAAATGGAATCTTTTTTCCACGGAAAAAGTTCCGGAATAGATCCTTTAATTTGTTATTTTAATAAACCATTACTTATACGTTCATCAACAAATATTTCGGCCATAAAAATTCCTGAAAAAAATAAATTTAAAGGGAAAGGAGCAATTTTTTTACTGGATACTGGTTTTTCTAGAAAAACTTCTTTTATGATAGAAAAATTTTTTTTCGTAAAATTAAAAAATGATGAATTCAAAAAAATATTAAAAGAAGAATTTATGAAATATAATGAAAAATGTATTGAATCCTTTTTAAAAGGAAATTTTAAAATTATGCTAAAAAACGTAAAATTACTTTCTACTTGGGTTTTTATTCACTTTCGTCCTATGATCCCCAAAATATTTTGGAAAATATGGAAAAAAAGCCTTTTTACTGACCTTCATTATTTAAAATTATGTGGTTCTGGAGGGGGGGGATTTATTTTAGGATTTACTCCAAATTATGATATTTCTAAAAAAATATTAAAAAAGTATACAACAGAAGTTTTATTTCGTTTTTAA
- a CDS encoding NAD kinase: MKVALYGQKIGKKNIPYLNQFIGYIFNNSIDISIEKSFFNILSSFEEFKNLNVPVFSHYKELTKDFSLMFTFGGDGTILSSLTFIRDTGIPIVGVNTGNLGFLATFNKDVFIKKIDQIFDQKFHLIPRSLLWLETSITDHNPFFNFALNEIVIFRKETVSMITIDAYIDKQFLTSYWADGLIISTPTGSTGYSLSCGGPIITPENKNFVITPISPHNLFSRPLIISDCQKVHLKIHSRVKYYSLSMDTRLTSLKKNNELYIRKAPFYIYIIQEEKYTYYKTLREKLLWGMDQRN; encoded by the coding sequence ATGAAAGTAGCCTTATATGGACAAAAAATTGGAAAAAAAAATATTCCATATCTTAATCAGTTCATTGGCTATATATTTAATAATTCAATAGATATATCTATTGAAAAATCATTTTTTAATATTTTGTCTTCTTTTGAAGAATTTAAAAATCTTAATGTTCCTGTTTTTTCTCATTATAAAGAATTAACAAAAGATTTTAGTTTAATGTTTACTTTTGGAGGAGATGGAACTATTTTATCTTCTTTAACTTTTATTAGAGATACTGGAATTCCTATTGTAGGTGTAAATACAGGAAATTTAGGATTTTTAGCTACCTTTAATAAAGATGTTTTTATTAAAAAAATAGATCAAATTTTCGATCAAAAATTTCATTTGATTCCTAGAAGTCTATTGTGGTTAGAAACTTCTATTACGGATCATAATCCATTTTTTAATTTTGCATTAAATGAGATTGTGATTTTCCGAAAAGAAACTGTTTCTATGATTACTATAGACGCTTATATAGATAAGCAATTTTTGACTTCTTATTGGGCAGATGGATTAATTATTTCTACTCCTACGGGATCTACTGGATATTCTTTAAGTTGTGGAGGACCTATTATTACTCCTGAAAATAAAAATTTTGTTATTACACCTATATCTCCACATAATTTATTTTCACGTCCATTGATTATTTCCGATTGTCAAAAAGTACATTTAAAAATACATAGTAGAGTAAAATATTATTCATTATCTATGGATACTAGATTGACATCTTTAAAAAAAAATAATGAATTATATATTAGAAAAGCCCCTTTTTATATATATATTATTCAAGAAGAAAAATATACTTATTATAAAACTTTACGAGAAAAATTATTATGGGGGATGGATCAAAGAAATTAA
- the uppS gene encoding polyprenyl diphosphate synthase: MKLLEQIDLNSLPNHVAIIMDGNGRWAEKRGKLRTFGHENSINSVIDSINSCKELGIPYITLYVFSSENWNRPKKEIDNLIRLFHEKLKHSLEEIHNKNVKIIVIGEIKKFPIIIQDKLLFFIKKTKNNTSITLVLAISYGSREEILRATKIIANKVYFGELSLKDINLSSFQNYLYTTNKIPDVDLIIRTSGEQRISNFLLWQSAYAELYFTNILWPDFRKKDFFEAIINYQKRKRRFGKVL; encoded by the coding sequence TTGAAATTATTAGAACAAATAGATTTAAATAGTCTACCTAATCACGTAGCAATTATTATGGATGGTAATGGTCGTTGGGCAGAAAAAAGAGGAAAATTGAGAACATTTGGACATGAGAATTCGATTAATTCTGTTATAGATTCTATAAATAGCTGTAAAGAATTAGGAATTCCTTACATAACTTTATATGTTTTTTCTTCAGAAAATTGGAATAGACCAAAAAAAGAAATAGATAATTTAATACGTTTATTTCATGAAAAATTAAAACATTCTTTAGAAGAAATTCATAATAAAAATGTAAAAATTATTGTTATAGGAGAAATAAAAAAATTTCCTATTATAATACAAGATAAATTACTTTTTTTTATTAAAAAAACAAAAAATAATACATCTATAACATTAGTTTTAGCCATAAGTTATGGATCTAGGGAGGAAATTTTAAGAGCAACAAAAATTATAGCTAATAAAGTTTATTTTGGAGAATTATCACTAAAAGATATTAATCTTTCTTCTTTTCAAAATTATTTATATACTACTAATAAAATACCAGATGTTGATCTTATTATTAGAACTAGTGGCGAACAACGGATTAGTAATTTTTTGCTTTGGCAATCTGCTTATGCAGAATTATATTTTACGAATATTTTATGGCCAGATTTTCGTAAAAAAGATTTTTTTGAAGCCATAATCAATTATCAAAAAAGAAAACGTCGTTTTGGAAAAGTTTTATAA
- a CDS encoding outer membrane protein assembly factor: MGGTKYNRDFISNLSHIYPGDEIFIPSKKIDQAIKKIMEKVIFLERYLFIKKNSSSLNSNEIDLFFDLEDLIEVDKINVKGTGIIKFFSIEKIKSGDKISENSIQIIKNDIKNYYIKKGYNEISIKSKWSIQNGKNILNIYVDKGKKIEIENILFDGNNYFSKEELLNFMVKIRKKFFIPIVGNSFYFSHENIKEDLKNILRKYQSMGFLDAQVFLDYIWKKNSGNYGIQIKIIEGNQYFLGDVNFVGNTFIKTNLLRKIFSYKKGDIYNKIGIHNNIFSSEYESSIISKYLNIGHLFVKIVPIEKRIENNKIYLEIKIEENKPVYINKVNISGNTTTKDHVIRRELTTYPGDLFSTQKIKYSMLRLVDLNLFDNSKIHPLIHQNKENNTIDIEWRIIEKNSNQIKIYGGYGGDEFIGNFKLNFGNFSLSNFLKVKSWNPLPQGDGQKLFLFSKFSKDTKSYGFSFIEPWIEKTSPTSLSFHLNYSKKKIKKSENVFLLPRFFNSDITVHEGFIDKIEMSLSLNKPLVILDPYSKIRLSMDYEALNYNTKLFSSHNRKLKYTNIKSLISLQRISNDPDFIFPFKGSELKLIGIFTPPYSILFRNTKRFKIYWMEFFKIKINTFWYKKIIDNLVIKVGNEFGFLGRYDKTKILFPIQRFYMGGDKNSFNSKIENIDHIPLRGYSSPNRKNTENISTNDGGLIYNKSILEIRYLIKEFSNTSKFWSNIFIEGGNISDSYKKFNPLKMKKSFGIGFRIFLFSIGFFGIDICNPVDRKDFSIKSGWKTNFIIGKD, encoded by the coding sequence ATGGGGGGAACAAAATATAATCGTGATTTTATTTCAAATTTATCTCATATTTATCCAGGAGATGAAATTTTTATACCTAGTAAAAAAATAGATCAAGCTATTAAAAAAATTATGGAAAAAGTAATCTTTTTGGAAAGATATCTATTTATAAAAAAAAATAGTTCTTCTTTAAATTCAAATGAAATAGACTTATTTTTTGATTTAGAAGATTTAATAGAAGTTGATAAGATTAATGTAAAAGGTACCGGTATAATTAAATTTTTTTCTATTGAAAAAATTAAGTCAGGAGATAAAATTTCTGAAAATTCAATTCAAATTATTAAAAACGATATTAAAAATTATTATATAAAAAAAGGATATAATGAAATTTCTATAAAAAGTAAATGGAGTATTCAGAATGGTAAAAATATTCTAAATATATATGTAGATAAAGGAAAAAAAATAGAAATAGAAAATATTTTGTTTGATGGAAATAATTATTTTTCTAAAGAAGAATTACTTAATTTTATGGTTAAGATAAGAAAAAAATTTTTTATACCAATAGTAGGAAATTCCTTTTATTTTTCTCATGAAAATATTAAAGAGGATTTAAAAAATATTTTACGTAAATATCAATCAATGGGATTTTTAGATGCTCAAGTATTTTTAGATTATATATGGAAAAAAAATTCTGGTAATTATGGAATACAAATAAAAATAATTGAAGGAAATCAATATTTTTTAGGAGATGTTAATTTTGTAGGTAATACTTTTATTAAAACAAATTTATTAAGAAAAATTTTTTCTTATAAAAAAGGAGATATCTATAATAAAATTGGAATTCATAATAATATTTTTAGTTCGGAATACGAATCTAGTATTATTTCAAAATATCTAAATATTGGACATTTATTTGTGAAAATAGTTCCAATAGAAAAAAGAATAGAAAATAATAAAATTTATTTAGAAATAAAAATAGAAGAAAATAAACCAGTATATATAAATAAAGTAAATATATCCGGAAATACAACAACTAAAGATCATGTTATTAGACGGGAATTAACTACTTATCCAGGAGATTTATTTTCTACTCAAAAAATTAAGTATAGTATGCTACGTTTAGTTGATTTAAATTTATTTGATAATAGTAAAATTCATCCTTTAATTCATCAAAATAAAGAAAATAATACTATAGATATAGAATGGCGTATAATTGAAAAAAATTCTAATCAAATTAAAATATATGGAGGATATGGTGGGGATGAATTTATTGGAAATTTTAAATTAAATTTTGGAAATTTTTCTCTAAGTAATTTTTTGAAAGTTAAATCATGGAATCCATTACCTCAAGGAGATGGGCAAAAATTATTTTTGTTTAGTAAATTTAGTAAGGATACAAAATCTTATGGATTTTCTTTTATAGAACCTTGGATAGAGAAAACTAGTCCTACATCACTTAGTTTTCATTTAAATTATTCAAAAAAGAAAATAAAAAAATCCGAAAATGTTTTTTTATTACCTAGATTTTTTAATTCTGATATAACAGTTCATGAAGGATTTATAGATAAAATAGAAATGTCTTTGAGTTTAAATAAGCCTTTAGTTATTTTAGATCCATATTCTAAAATTAGATTATCTATGGATTATGAGGCATTGAATTACAATACAAAACTATTTTCAAGTCATAATAGAAAATTGAAATATACTAATATAAAATCTTTAATTTCTTTACAAAGAATTTCAAATGATCCAGATTTTATTTTTCCTTTTAAAGGATCAGAATTAAAATTAATTGGAATATTTACTCCTCCTTATTCCATTTTATTCAGAAATACTAAAAGATTTAAAATCTATTGGATGGAATTTTTCAAAATTAAAATAAATACTTTTTGGTATAAAAAAATTATAGATAATCTAGTAATTAAAGTAGGTAATGAATTTGGATTTTTAGGAAGATACGATAAAACAAAAATATTATTTCCAATACAAAGATTTTATATGGGTGGAGATAAAAATTCATTTAATTCTAAAATAGAAAATATAGATCATATTCCATTAAGAGGATATTCTTCGCCTAATAGAAAGAATACAGAAAATATTTCTACAAATGATGGAGGACTTATTTATAATAAATCTATTTTAGAAATTCGTTATTTGATTAAGGAATTTTCTAATACATCCAAATTTTGGAGTAATATTTTTATAGAAGGAGGAAATATTAGTGATTCTTATAAAAAATTTAATCCATTAAAAATGAAAAAATCATTTGGAATTGGATTTCGGATTTTTTTATTTTCTATAGGATTTTTTGGAATAGATATATGTAATCCCGTAGATAGAAAAGATTTTTCTATTAAATCAGGATGGAAGACTAATTTTATTATAGGTAAAGATTAA